In the genome of Kiritimatiellia bacterium, one region contains:
- a CDS encoding terminase family protein: protein MAVTLNYRPHAAQFEIHRARGYRFRTVCCGRRFGKTLCLAGELLDRGGTERAGDYGWIAPTYNVAERGIEAFRQIAEGFVTVAGRTPTRVEFRGLHGPVRVWFLSADNPDNIRGYGFQGIVVDEAASIPPDVWHYVLRPTIGQSLGWAVLISTPKGRNWFFDMFTRGLEAGNETHKSFRFASNQSPHFPAQEWEDARRTLPQDVFRQEYEAEFLEDSAGVFHNIEACLVSTPVPPSGEVVIGCDVAKHTDFSVLIAMDSRTGQCFDMERFNRLDWPIQKDRIVAFAQKYRGRLILDATGAGDPIYDDLVRVYPNITPFRFTAHSKVELIQRLVVAVEQRRVTWPRTWEVLTNEMKRYEYRLSPSGQISYSAPEGYHDDCVVALALANRYRQEYVYTGIMSPLASSLSARRLEVMPLCIR from the coding sequence ATGGCAGTCACTCTTAACTATCGCCCCCACGCCGCCCAGTTTGAAATCCATAGAGCCCGAGGATACCGGTTCCGCACCGTCTGCTGTGGCCGGCGATTCGGAAAGACCCTGTGCCTTGCCGGAGAGCTGCTCGACCGCGGCGGAACCGAGCGGGCAGGGGACTACGGCTGGATCGCCCCGACCTACAACGTCGCCGAGCGTGGAATAGAGGCGTTCCGGCAGATCGCCGAGGGCTTCGTCACTGTCGCGGGGCGCACGCCGACGCGAGTGGAGTTCCGCGGCCTACACGGGCCGGTCCGGGTCTGGTTCTTGTCGGCGGACAACCCGGACAACATCCGGGGCTACGGGTTCCAGGGGATCGTGGTGGACGAAGCCGCGAGCATTCCGCCGGATGTGTGGCACTACGTCCTGCGGCCCACCATCGGGCAGAGCCTCGGCTGGGCCGTGCTGATCTCCACGCCCAAGGGCCGCAACTGGTTCTTCGATATGTTCACTCGCGGTCTGGAGGCCGGGAACGAGACGCACAAGAGCTTCCGCTTCGCGTCGAACCAATCTCCGCACTTCCCGGCCCAGGAGTGGGAAGACGCGCGGCGCACCTTGCCCCAGGACGTGTTCCGGCAGGAGTATGAGGCGGAGTTCCTGGAGGATTCGGCCGGCGTCTTTCACAACATCGAAGCCTGCCTCGTCTCGACTCCCGTGCCTCCAAGCGGGGAGGTCGTCATCGGCTGCGACGTGGCGAAGCACACCGACTTCTCGGTCCTGATCGCCATGGACTCGCGGACTGGCCAGTGCTTCGACATGGAGCGCTTCAACCGCCTCGATTGGCCCATACAGAAGGACCGCATAGTCGCCTTCGCGCAAAAGTATCGCGGCCGGCTGATCCTGGATGCGACCGGGGCAGGGGATCCGATCTACGACGACCTGGTCCGGGTCTACCCGAACATCACCCCGTTCCGGTTCACGGCCCACAGCAAGGTCGAGCTGATCCAGCGCCTGGTGGTGGCCGTGGAGCAGCGGCGGGTGACCTGGCCGCGGACATGGGAGGTCCTGACCAACGAGATGAAGCGGTACGAGTACCGACTCTCGCCGTCAGGGCAGATCAGCTACTCGGCGCCGGAGGGGTATCATGATGATTGTGTTGTGGCGTTGGCGCTGGCGAATAGGTACAGGCAGGAGTATGTGTATACTGGCATCATGAGCCCCTTAGCCTCATCGCTGTCTGCCAGGCGATTAGAAGTCATGCCCTTGTGTATTCGTTAA
- a CDS encoding DUF4189 domain-containing protein, with product MMGVHNGVLANLCLLRGQSRHMAEFGVEKQCLMKTRFLRMTMMGVLSAQAAFCGDLIENAVPSSFWNRQADVDGPLTGYVEWKDRYREDASDWDKTDYWAAIAVSQGTGKYAASCEWLSWDIAERAAREKCNAPDARPVVVCGNGWCALALGDQKPGKDFGWGVGWGPDQETAERFALDAANKQGLPKARVVYSIDSRQPKTGGAIAFSESTGQWGYSTGGGRHAPYMAIQHCKAPDAKIIAQASDCWLALALGDDKGAYGWGNAGNRIDAERNALQACSQRTKNAKIVLSFCSNGVVH from the coding sequence ATGATGGGCGTACACAATGGCGTTCTGGCTAACCTGTGTCTGCTGCGCGGCCAAAGTCGGCACATGGCTGAATTCGGCGTTGAAAAGCAGTGCCTTATGAAAACAAGATTCCTGCGGATGACCATGATGGGGGTTCTGTCAGCGCAAGCGGCTTTTTGCGGTGACCTGATAGAGAACGCGGTGCCATCCAGTTTCTGGAATAGGCAGGCCGACGTGGACGGGCCCTTGACAGGCTATGTCGAGTGGAAGGACCGCTATCGTGAAGACGCCTCCGACTGGGACAAAACAGATTACTGGGCCGCCATCGCCGTCTCTCAGGGCACCGGAAAGTATGCCGCCAGTTGCGAATGGTTATCCTGGGACATCGCCGAACGGGCTGCCCGCGAAAAATGCAACGCCCCCGACGCCCGGCCCGTCGTAGTTTGCGGCAACGGGTGGTGCGCCCTTGCATTGGGCGATCAAAAGCCCGGCAAGGATTTCGGCTGGGGTGTGGGCTGGGGCCCCGATCAGGAGACGGCCGAGAGATTCGCCCTCGATGCAGCCAACAAACAGGGCCTGCCAAAAGCCAGGGTCGTTTACAGCATTGACTCCCGTCAACCGAAGACTGGCGGCGCCATTGCCTTCTCCGAGTCCACGGGCCAATGGGGCTACTCCACAGGCGGCGGCCGTCATGCCCCCTACATGGCCATCCAGCACTGCAAGGCGCCGGACGCCAAGATCATCGCGCAAGCATCCGACTGCTGGTTGGCCCTGGCATTGGGCGATGACAAAGGTGCTTACGGTTGGGGCAACGCGGGCAACCGCATCGATGCCGAGCGCAACGCGCTACAGGCCTGCAGCCAGCGGACAAAGAACGCCAAGATCGTACTCAGCTTCTGCAGCAACGGCGTGGTGCATTGA